The following coding sequences are from one Chelonoidis abingdonii isolate Lonesome George chromosome 4, CheloAbing_2.0, whole genome shotgun sequence window:
- the ATXN7L2 gene encoding ataxin-7-like protein 2, with protein sequence MTLIKEDMSIFGHCPAHDEFYLVVCNHCSQVVKPQAFQKHCERRHGPLSKLYARAQASANAQKCHGVNGQPPACGGHSSAKASREKSQSSRSRAQHPPERPDKAQKDNLCLFMPVVNLEKISSLPKPDGHGIKVPPKAAAASVPGQPPASSKEPMGKLSLAVSPKEPLVPAKAGGDSVVPADGLDRKPESTPASGEKEPGASKPPPKSHKKMARKECDLNRQCGVVNPDTKKICTRLLTCKIHSVHQRREVQGRAKDFDVLVAELKASSRKGESPKEKSPVRKEALPDRLSQEASSGAQTSLVLPSTSPCRAKQPHSHCALPRSRVSSESDPEEPYTTCGDRDPGFYPFPVPKGSSRVSSDESEDDMAEESHRLDCHYATRPPRPQAFCTFGSRLVSPGCYVFNRRLDRFCSALSSMLERHLSSHMWKKIPPAADPQLHPAPSPAGPGSSTSSTSQIGSSLLACSLPHGTPGRTSLSCTATAARESRGHPSLSYTLGSPHAAAACSQSDCTGGSQSITSPLPANTPSPSFSKLPSTKASKSSKTKELAGGGEPEASARRRKQPLGAATGPPYKRTCLLDPGKGKVTGCQVPHPPAKTKPSLGSPSTASLNGAISPGSRVKRAGHLDCRASGHPQVKASQLENRGSPVNGPKALQANCLSDEEAKKRKNAATYCRPVKAKHPTAASDSGCAVRRKKAVASLGFEEKRNALKSKAH encoded by the exons ATGACACTCATTAAGGAAG ACATGTCTATCTTTGGGCACTGCCCAGCCCACGACGAGTTCTACCTGGTGGTGTGTAACCACTGTAGCCAAGTGGTCAAGCCTCAAGCCTTTCAGAAGCACTGCG aaAGACGTCACGGACCTCTCAGCAAGCTCTACGCCCGGGCGCAGGCGTCTGCCAATGCCCAGAAGTGCCATGGGGTCAACGGGCAGCCCCCTGCCTGCGGGGGCCACAGCAGCGCCAAGGCCTCGCGAGAGAAGTCGCAGAGCTCCCGCAGCCGGGCCCAGCACCCGCCTGAGAGGCCAGACAAGGCGCAGAAAGACAACCTCTG TTTGTTCATGCCGGTGGTGAATCTGGAGAAGATTTCCAGCCTTCCCAAGCCGGATGGACACGGCATCAAGGTGCCCCcgaaggctgctgctgcttctgtcccCGGGCAGCCGCCTGCCAGCTCCAAAGAGCCCATGGGGAAGCTGTCCCTGGCAGTGTCGCCCAAAGAGCCACTTGTGCCAGCCAAGGCAGGAGGCGACTCTGTTGTGCCCGCCGATGGTCTGGACAGGAAACCAGAGAGCACCCCTGCCTCAGGGGAGAAGGAGCCGGGCGCCAGCAAACCGCCTCCCAAATCCCACAAGAAGATGGCGC GGAAGGAGTGTGATTTGAACAGGCAGTGTGGAGTTGTGAATCCTGACACCAAAAAGATCTGCACCCGGCTGCTGACTTGCAAG ATTCACTCCGTGCACCAGCGCCGTGAGGTGCAGGGCCGGGCGAAGGACTTTGACGTCTTGGTGGCAGAGCTGAAGGCCAGTTCCAGGAAGGGGGAGTCCCCCAAGGAGAAGAGCCCAGTGAGGAAGGAAGCGCTCCCCGACCGACTCTCACAGGAAGCCTCCTCCGGGGCGCAGACCTCCTTGGTTCTACCCAGCACTTCCCCTTGCCGAGCAAAGCAGCCCCACTCCCACTGTGCACTTCCCAG GTCCAGGGTTTCCTCAGAGAGCGACCCAGAGGAGCCATACACGACCTGTGGCGACAGAGACCCCGGGTTCTACCCCTTTCCCGTGCCCAAGGGTAGTAGCCGGGTATCGAGCGACGAGAGCGAGGATGACATGGCTGAGGAATCCCACAGGCTGGACTGTCATTATGCAACACGGCCACCACGGCCTCAGGCG TTCTGCACCTTCGGAAGCCGCTTGGTCAGCCCTGGGTGTTACGTGTTCAACCGACGGCTGGACCGGTTCTGCTCAGCCCTCAGCTCCATGCTGGAGAGACACCTCAGCTCACACATGTGGAA GAAGATCCCTCCAGCCGCCGACCCCCAGCTGCACCCAGCCCCATCGCCCGCCGGCCCGGGTTCCTCCACATCCAGCACTTCCCAGATCGGCAGCTCCTTGCTGGCATGCAGCCTTCCCCACGGCACCCCCGGGAGGACCTCCTTGTCCTGTACAGCAACGGCCGCCAGGGAGAGCCGTGGACACCCCAGCCTGAGCTACACGTTGGGCTCGCCCCACGCCGCGGCCGCCTGCAGCCAGTCAGACTGCACGGGCGGAAGCCAGTCCATCACCTCCCCGCTCCCGGCCAACACACCCTCGCCATCCTTCAGCAAGTTGCCTTCCACCAAGGCCAGCAAATCCTCCAAAACCAAGGAGCTGGCGGGCGGCGGGGAGCCAGAGGCCTCGGCCCGAAGGCGCAAGCAGCCTCTGGGCGCCGCCACTGGCCCCCCGTACAAACGGACCTGCCTCCTGGACCCAGGCAAGGGCAAGGTGACCGGCTGCCAGGTCCCCCACCCACCTGCAAAGACCAaaccctccctgggctccccctctaCTGCCTCCCTCAACGGCGCCATCTCGCCAGGCTCCAGAGTCAAGCGGGCCGGCCACCTGGACTGCAGGGCTTCCGGCCACCCTCAAGTCAAAGCCTCCCAACTGGAGAACCGGGGCTCCCCCGTGAACGGGCCGAAAGCGCTGCAGGCCAACTGCCTCTCGGACGAGGAGGCCAAGAAGCGCAAGAACGCGGCCACCTACTGCAGGCCAGTGAAGGCCAAGCACCCCACCGCCGCCTCCGACTCAGGCTGTGCTGTGCGGAGGAAGAAGGCCGTCGCCTCGCTGGGCTTCGAGGAGAAGCGGAACGCACTGAAG TCGAAAGCGCATTAA
- the CYB561D1 gene encoding putative transmembrane reductase CYB561D1, which translates to MSIAFCLCLPEAILLFSSENSPFCLCSRQVKVWLHWTAQTLVVVSATLGLAFIVSSKNRSELPHLVSWHSLLGVLTLAATCGQALCGLSLRFPQLLRISSVARLRLYHVTCGLVVCLLATFTVVLGLCSDWFQAQIKGIAWYFCLALPFYPALVIMNQTTGVHLPKKRVRV; encoded by the exons ATGTCTATAGCG TTCTGCCTCTGCCTACCCGAAGCCATCCTGCTCTTCTCGTCAGAGAACTCACCCTTCTGCCTCTGCTCCCGCCAGGTGAAAGTGTGGCTGCACTGGACCGCGCAGACGCTAGTGGTCGTGTCTGCCACACTGGGCCTGGCCTTCATCGTCTCCAGCAAGAATCGGAGCGAGCTCCCGCACTTGGTTTCCTGGCACAGCCTCCTAGGTGTCCTGACTCTGGCTGCCACCTGCGGGCAGGCTCTGTGTGGGCTTAGCCTGCGCTTCCCCCAGCTGCTGAGGATCTCCTCTGTGGCACGGCTGAGACTGTACCATGTCACATGTGGCCTGGTTGTGTGTCTGCTGGCCACCTTCACTGTAGTCCTCGGGCTTTGCTCTGACTGGTTCCAGGCACAGATCAAAGGAATAGCTTGGTATTTTTGCCTGGCACTGCCCTTCTACCCTGCCCTGGTGATCATGAACCAGACCACGGGCGTTCATTTACCAAAGAAAAGGGTGCGTGTCTGA